In Acidobacteriota bacterium, a single genomic region encodes these proteins:
- a CDS encoding DUF4258 domain-containing protein, translating into MGELVKLDRARHIKRAKKRIKALLREGLVEYPAHAMLRLRERALDVNDVRCVLRRGRVISGGSHSFPETPRRYMLRGKGADGDDIVCVVDINGALVLVSAWPR; encoded by the coding sequence ATGGGCGAGCTCGTCAAGCTCGATCGCGCGAGGCACATCAAACGCGCCAAGAAGCGAATCAAGGCGCTCCTCAGGGAAGGGCTCGTCGAGTATCCCGCGCACGCCATGCTCAGATTGCGGGAGCGCGCTCTCGACGTGAACGACGTTCGTTGCGTGCTTCGAAGGGGTCGGGTCATCAGCGGCGGGAGCCACTCGTTTCCGGAGACCCCGAGGCGCTACATGCTGCGGGGGAAGGGTGCCGACGGAGATGACATCGTGTGTGTCGTCGACATCAATGGCGCGCTCGTCCTCGTGAGCGCGTGGCCCAGATGA